A region of the Jatrophihabitans sp. genome:
CGCGGGGTCCACCTGTGAGTCCAGGCCGTCGGCGGCGAAGGTCTGCAACGCCGGGTACGGCCTGTCGACCGGCAGCCCCAGCGCGGCCGGGGCGTCAGCGAGCTCGGCTCGCCAGAACCGCTCGGCCTGGGCGTACTCCCCGCCCTCGGCGTGCTCGAGCTGCCAGAGCGCGAAGTCGGCGTACTGGATCGCCGGCTCCTCGGTGACCGCCTCGCCGCCGCCGGGCAGCGCCTCGTAGTCAGCCGACAGCTCGGAGAACAGGATCCGGAACGACCAGCCGTCGGCGACGATGTGGTGCATCACCACCGCCAGCACATGCCGGTCCGCCGACAGCCGCACCAGCCGGACCCGCAGCAGCGGGCCGACCGCGGGCAGGATCGGGGTCCGGGCCAGCTCGCCGATCAGGGCCCGGGCGGCCGGCTCGCGCTCGTCGGCGGGCAGGTGCTCGACCGAGGTGAGCTCCAGCGCCTGGAAGGTCGGCTCGTCTTCGATCACCTGCACCGGCATGCCCGACTCGTCGCGGAAGGTGGTGCGCAGCACCTCGTGCCGCAACAGGGTCGCCTCCCAGGCGCGCTGCAGCGTGTCCAGGTCGAGGTCGCCGTCCAGCCACAGCGCCCAGGCGATGTTGTAGGTCGGCTCGTCCGGATCCATCTGCGCCAGCAGCCACATCCGGCGCTGGCCGAAGGACGTCGGGAACTCGTACACGGCCATGCTCAGCCCTTCTTCTGGTCGGCGACCACCACGCGCAGTTCCGCGCTGTAACGCCGGCCCTGCGCGTCGGACAGCCACGCCTGCTCCGGGGTCGGCAGCATCTCCACGACGCTCAGGCGTGCCTCGGGGCCTGCGACGCGACGGCTACGGCGCAGCGCGCGCGAGATCAGGTCGATCGAGGCCAGGCTGGTGAGGTCGGCGTAGATCGGCTTGCGCTCGCCGGTGGTCCGCAGGAACACATGCCGGGGCAGGTCGTGGTCGGCGGCCCAGGCGCGGGCCTGGGCATAGCGGACCTGCTCATCGGCGGTGTCGGCGAACGCAGGCTCGGTGGCCGCGAAGTTCCAGGACTCGCGGCTGATCACCAGGTCGTCGATGGCGATCCGCGGCGAGTGCGCTCCGCGCGGCACCACCTGGAAGGACTGCACCAGCACCGCGGTGAGCAGGTCGCCGACCACCTCCAGCAGGCTGAACTCGGCCGAGGCGTCACGGCGGCGGACCCGCAGGCCGGTGGGCGAGTCGATCACCTCGCAGTCGCCGATCGTCAGGTCGGTGCGCGGGTCATAGCCGCACGAGTCGGCCGCGAAGACCAGTCGCCGATCGCCCTCGGAGGCCAGGATGTTGGACAGCCGCGAGCTGACGCCGCCCTCTTCGGCGGTCTCGGCGAGAAACACCGTGGGGTGGCCCAGGTCGTGGCGCATGCCCGCCCGGATGGCGCCCGGGTCGTCGTGGAACTCCAGCCAGGTGGCGTAGCGGGTGGTGACGATGCTGGGATGGATCTCCCCGAGCACCCAGCTGAACCGGCCGCCGGCCGCCGCGTCCCGGCCCGCGATCATCAGGTCGGGACTGTGGTGGACCGCCATCGGCCAGACCCGGGGCTGGGCCGGGAACGCGGCCGTCACCGCTGCCCGCAGGTCGGCCGAGCTCAGTCGGACCCGCCGCTGACCGCTCGGCAGCCGTTGGCCGTCCAGCGATCCCTGGTCGCCCGGCAACCCCAGGATCGTCGACCAGCGCTGCTGCAACCCGCGCACCGCTGGCTCGATGAGCTGCAGGGACTGGTCGAACAGGGCGTCGTTGGCCAGCAGCCAGAACTCGGCGAGACCGACGGCGTCGCTGCCCAGGGCCGCCGCGCGCTCGCGGTAGATCTCGGTGAAGCGGCGGGCGTACAGCGCGCCGCAGACCGCGGTGAACCACCGGGCGCTGTCGAGCACCAGCCCCAGCGCGTCCCGGGCGCCGTCCAGGACGTCCCCGCCGAAGGAGACGGTGTCGGCACGCAGGCACTCCTCGTAGGCCAGGGTGCGCCCGGCGTAGAGCTCGCCGGCCCGGCGGGTGGGCGCGACCTTGGCCAGCCGGGTGAACGTCGACTCCAGCTCGGCCATCGCCGTGGCCACCCGTTCCGGGTCACCGGCGGCGGCGGCGAGGGCGTCCCGGCCTGCGGTGAAGGCGTCGAGGGCGGCCTCGGCCGGCGCGCGCACGCTCTCGTCGGAGACCCGGGCCAGCACCGCGCGCAGGGAGCGCTCGGGCCGGATGTCCTGCGGGGCCACGTCTACCCGCCAGACCAGCCGGTGGCTGTCACTCAGGCGGGCCATCGTCGCGTAGACCTCGGCGACGGCGCCGAGCCCGGCCGCCGGGTCGGCGAGCACCACAGCCGCGACCTCGTGGGCGGTGCGGACGCCGTCGCAGGCGTGCAGGACCGCCGCCTCGGCCGGCGTCAACTGAACCGGCGGCGCCAGCGGCGGCCGCAGCAGGTTGCCCTCAAGCGCCAGGAACGGCATCCGCCGCGGGACCAGCCAGGGCCGCAGGGCCTCGGTGTGCTCGGCCATCAGGGCACGGATGCCCCAGCCCTCCATGTAGGTGATCCGCTCGCGCGTCGGGCCGGCCGAGTCGGCGTGGGAGATCCGGATCCCCGGGCCGTCGTCGAACTGCGCCAGGCTCACCGGGCCGAAGAAGCCGATGGTGTCGTTCTTGGCGCAGTAACGCTGCAGGTAACTGGCGACCAGCGCCTCGTGCTGGCGGTGCTTGGTGTTGCGGCTGGCAGGCTCGGGCCCGCGCCGCACCAGCGCGTCGACGCCGGTCGACAGGGCATGCCGGTTCTGCCAGGCGATCGCCTCGCGCAGCGCGGGCAGGCCGGCGGCGTCGTGAAGCGCGACGCCCAGCCGCCGGACGGCGGCGGGGAACTCGGCCGCGTAGGCCGCCTCGGCCTGTTCCAGGTCGCCGGCCCCGGCCCGGGCGCCGATGGCGGCGTCGGCCGCCTCGGCCAGGGCAGGATCGCCCAACCTGCTCAGCAGGTCCAGGGGGAAGCCGGCCGCGCGCAGGCACAGGTTGCGCCACAGCGCCCAGTCATCGGTCATAGGCACTAGGTGCGGCGCCAGCCCGCCCGGACGCTCGGCCTGGGGCTGCGCGGGCGCGGCCTCGGGCTGCCTGGACGCGGCCTCGGGCTGCGCGGGCACGGCGCGGAAGGCGCTGCGGTCGCGGCGCGCGATTCCCGGCCCCCTCGTGGTCACCGCGCTGGCGGTGGGGGCGTCCGCCGCCGACGCGCTGGCGGTGGGAGCGTCCGCCGACGCCGGTCGGGCGTCGGTCGCGGCCTCGCCAGTCGCGGCCTCGGCGGTCGCGACTCGGTACCCGGCCCGGGACCGCCGGCCGATGGCCCCTCGGGCGGGCGTGCCAGCGGTGGCCGCCGAGCGCGCCGCGTCGATGGCACCGGCGCACTCCGACAGCGACGGCGCCAGGTAGAACGAGCCCATCGGCAGGTCGACCCCGAACACCTCTTGGATGCGGAACATCAGCCGGGCCGCGGACAGCGAGTTGCCGCCGAGGGCGAAGAAGTTGTCGTCGCGGCCGACGCCTTCGATGTCGAGCAACTGCTGCCAGATCTCGACCAGCCGGTGCTCGGTCGCACCGCGCGGCGGGCTCGCCGGCTCGGTGACCTCCCGCTCCAGCGTCGGCAGCGCCGCCCGGTCCAGTTTGCCGTTGGCGTTGAGCGGAAACGCCTCGAGCACCGCGAAATCGGCGGGCACCAGGTAGTCCGGCAGCCGGTCGGCGAGGAACTCGCGCAGCTGTGCGGGGCGCACCATGCTCGGGTCCACCCCGCCCTCAACCGTCAGGTAGCCGACCAGGCGCCGCTGCGCGCCGTCGCCGCGTACCAGCACGACCGCCTCGCGGACTCCCGGGCACGCGCGCAGCGCCGACTCGACCTCGCCGGGCTCGACCCTGAAGCCGCGGATCTTGACCTGGTCATCGGCCCGCCCCAGGAACTCGAGCACTCCGTCGGCGCGCCAGCGGGCCAGGTCGCCGGTGCGGTACAACCTTTCGCCGTGCCCGTCCGGATCGGGCACGAACGCGCGCGCCGTCGCCGCGGCGTCGCCACGGTACCCACGAGCCAGGCCGTCGCCGCCGGTGTAGAGCTCGCCGGGCACCCCGATCGGCGTCGGGCGCAGGTCGGAGTCCAGGACCTGCACCGTGGTGTGCTGGATCGGCCGTCCGATCGGCACCGTGGTGGCGACCTCGTCCGGGTCGGTCATCACGTGGCAGGCGGTGAACGTGGTGTTCTCGGTCGGGCCGTAGCCGTTGACCAGCGGCCGGCCGCCGCGAGCCGTCAGCGCGGTGCGGACCGCCTCCGGATGGAGCACGTCGCCTCCGGCCAGCACCTGGCCCACGCCGGCGAGCGCGTCGGCGTCCACCTCGACCAGTTGATGGAACAGCCCCGCGGTCAGCCAGGCGACGCTCACGCCGCTGGTGCGCAGCAGCGAGGCGATCTCCGGCAGACCGAGCGGCCCGGCCGGGGCCAGCACCAGGGCAGCGCCGGTGAGCAGCGCGCCCCAGATCTCCAGGGTGGAGGCGTCGAAGGCGACCGGGGCCAGCTGCAGCACCCGCTGTCCGGGGCCCAGCGTGACGAACGTCGGATCACTCACCAGCCGCACGACAGCCCGGTGCGGCACGGCGACGCCCTTGGGCACGCCGGTCGACCCCGAGGTGAAGCTGAGATAGGCAAGGCTCAGCGGATGCGCCAGGTCAGCCGGCGCGGCGTCAGCGTCGGCGTCGGCGTCGGAGTCGGAGCCGGAGCCGGAGCCGGAGCCCACCAAGTCCGGCAGTCGGAGCACCTCCACGCCCGCGACCGGCGGCACCCCGGCCGCGGTCTCAT
Encoded here:
- a CDS encoding amino acid adenylation domain-containing protein; the encoded protein is MPAQHGMILSTLRYPLDGVDVLQVTLDWADPLEPEPFEAAWREVVRRNPVLRTAFQLHEEHGLVQVVDPAASIDIRWRQLPAAPPSGPDEAFESFLLADRREPFDVRRPPLVRLSVLRRPQGGQRSPDAPARRAVLTFHHALLDGWSMRLLVDEVCRDYAARLAGRVASAPLRPPFSDFVEWWQMSDQSMSEAFWTPYLAGAVQPRALPGYLGARPGVPAEPRALSTVLPREDSDRVRAAARRAGLSSSTMLSAAWALLRARYGGVDDVVLAVTRSCRRQSIPGAEDVMGLLINTMPLRVRVDPQSSVGELLSAVNEGIAQIRQHQLTPLASILSWAGLPVGNAVLDTLVMFDRCSLQAGLSSGPGHPVSARVDRLPSYPLTVCGYDEPEFQLGMIWDGSRFVEGSGARMLEQLRATLLELAGAQATPLAGLRLGAQDEAALRSDFNRAAAEDSRYPRESTVPALFAAQVARQPDAPALVSAAGSWSYAELDRRSNRLAWALRRVGVGPETVVGVALPRGADLIVALLAVLKAGGTYLPIDPSSPAARVATMIAGARVVLVSDETAAGVPPVAGVEVLRLPDLVGSGSGSGSDSDADADADAAPADLAHPLSLAYLSFTSGSTGVPKGVAVPHRAVVRLVSDPTFVTLGPGQRVLQLAPVAFDASTLEIWGALLTGAALVLAPAGPLGLPEIASLLRTSGVSVAWLTAGLFHQLVEVDADALAGVGQVLAGGDVLHPEAVRTALTARGGRPLVNGYGPTENTTFTACHVMTDPDEVATTVPIGRPIQHTTVQVLDSDLRPTPIGVPGELYTGGDGLARGYRGDAAATARAFVPDPDGHGERLYRTGDLARWRADGVLEFLGRADDQVKIRGFRVEPGEVESALRACPGVREAVVLVRGDGAQRRLVGYLTVEGGVDPSMVRPAQLREFLADRLPDYLVPADFAVLEAFPLNANGKLDRAALPTLEREVTEPASPPRGATEHRLVEIWQQLLDIEGVGRDDNFFALGGNSLSAARLMFRIQEVFGVDLPMGSFYLAPSLSECAGAIDAARSAATAGTPARGAIGRRSRAGYRVATAEAATGEAATDARPASADAPTASASAADAPTASAVTTRGPGIARRDRSAFRAVPAQPEAASRQPEAAPAQPQAERPGGLAPHLVPMTDDWALWRNLCLRAAGFPLDLLSRLGDPALAEAADAAIGARAGAGDLEQAEAAYAAEFPAAVRRLGVALHDAAGLPALREAIAWQNRHALSTGVDALVRRGPEPASRNTKHRQHEALVASYLQRYCAKNDTIGFFGPVSLAQFDDGPGIRISHADSAGPTRERITYMEGWGIRALMAEHTEALRPWLVPRRMPFLALEGNLLRPPLAPPVQLTPAEAAVLHACDGVRTAHEVAAVVLADPAAGLGAVAEVYATMARLSDSHRLVWRVDVAPQDIRPERSLRAVLARVSDESVRAPAEAALDAFTAGRDALAAAAGDPERVATAMAELESTFTRLAKVAPTRRAGELYAGRTLAYEECLRADTVSFGGDVLDGARDALGLVLDSARWFTAVCGALYARRFTEIYRERAAALGSDAVGLAEFWLLANDALFDQSLQLIEPAVRGLQQRWSTILGLPGDQGSLDGQRLPSGQRRVRLSSADLRAAVTAAFPAQPRVWPMAVHHSPDLMIAGRDAAAGGRFSWVLGEIHPSIVTTRYATWLEFHDDPGAIRAGMRHDLGHPTVFLAETAEEGGVSSRLSNILASEGDRRLVFAADSCGYDPRTDLTIGDCEVIDSPTGLRVRRRDASAEFSLLEVVGDLLTAVLVQSFQVVPRGAHSPRIAIDDLVISRESWNFAATEPAFADTADEQVRYAQARAWAADHDLPRHVFLRTTGERKPIYADLTSLASIDLISRALRRSRRVAGPEARLSVVEMLPTPEQAWLSDAQGRRYSAELRVVVADQKKG